The following coding sequences are from one Maniola jurtina chromosome 14, ilManJurt1.1, whole genome shotgun sequence window:
- the LOC123872044 gene encoding protein snakeskin, which yields MVSVQTIATIVVKVFKIVLNIIILVLYRTGFNGEFLGVGGTWNLNEEKNPDAEIVASGVIVGYLIYTLVQLVTFLFGTTEHKRALSEIVMNFIGVFMWIAVGAVALHYWGGYQGEHQFQFVFAERQVGLAVGALCVIQGAVYLLDTALSAIHFSKEM from the exons ATGGTTTCTGTCCAGACGATAGCCACGATTGTGGTGAAAGTGTTTAAAATT GTATTGAACATAATCATCCTAGTGCTGTATCGTACTGGATTCAATGGCGAGTTCCTGGGGGTGGGAGGAACGTGGAACCTCAACGAAGAAAAGAACCCAGATGCTGAGATCGTCGCTTCAGGTGTCATTGTTGGTTACCTTATCTACACCCTCGTTCAACTTGTCACGTTCCTCTTCGGTACCACAGAACACAAGAG GGCATTATCAGAGATTGTGATGAACTTCATCGGAGTGTTCATGTGGATCGCAGTAGGAGCAGTGGCCCTACATTACTGGGGTGGCTACCAAGGCGAGCACCAGTTCCAGTTCGTCTTTGCCGAGAGACAg GTTGGCTTAGCAGTCGGTGCGTTGTGCGTTATCCAAGGGGCTGTATACCTTCTCGACACGGCGTTGTCCGCTATACATTTCTCGAAAGAAATGtaa